A genome region from Candidatus Hydrogenedentota bacterium includes the following:
- a CDS encoding sugar transferase has protein sequence MAFSRASSTGRTFAPEHDSKSQGFGHDEKYGLSPVTRDAVTQWMLRIRGIERVAQRRAGACPVAAQPLETFFVRPFPRWKRALDVAGASFCIVLSAPLMLLIALAVRLTSRGPVIFAQERGGCGGRPFKAYKFRSMVADAEERKHELLQFNERKGPAFKMKDDPRVTRVGSVIRCLSLDELPQLFNVLRGDMSLVGPRPLPVAEDREYALWQRARLATKPGITGLWQVTSRDKSCFDHWVRLDLQYIENMSFWQDVRILLLTVPAVLSRRGAH, from the coding sequence ATGGCGTTTTCACGCGCCAGTTCGACTGGCCGGACTTTCGCGCCGGAGCACGACAGTAAGAGTCAAGGCTTCGGCCACGATGAGAAATATGGGCTTTCCCCCGTGACGCGGGATGCAGTCACACAGTGGATGCTCAGGATTCGCGGGATTGAAAGGGTCGCGCAGCGCCGTGCGGGCGCCTGCCCCGTAGCGGCACAGCCGCTCGAGACGTTTTTCGTGCGCCCCTTTCCGCGATGGAAGCGGGCCCTGGACGTGGCCGGCGCCTCGTTCTGCATAGTGCTGAGCGCGCCGCTGATGCTGCTGATCGCGCTGGCGGTGCGCCTGACGTCGCGCGGTCCGGTGATTTTCGCGCAGGAACGCGGCGGCTGCGGCGGCAGGCCTTTCAAGGCCTACAAATTCCGGAGCATGGTGGCCGACGCGGAAGAGCGCAAACACGAATTGCTGCAATTCAACGAGCGGAAAGGGCCGGCCTTCAAGATGAAGGATGACCCACGGGTCACGCGGGTCGGAAGCGTGATCCGCTGCCTGAGCCTGGACGAACTGCCGCAGTTGTTCAACGTGTTGCGGGGCGACATGAGCCTGGTGGGGCCGCGTCCCCTGCCGGTGGCCGAGGACCGGGAGTACGCGCTGTGGCAGCGGGCCCGGCTGGCCACGAAGCCCGGCATTACCGGGTTGTGGCAAGTCACGAGCCGGGACAAGAGCTGCTTTGACCATTGGGTGCGCCTCGACCTGCAATACATTGAGAACATGTCGTTCTGGCAGGATGTGAGAATACTCTTGCTCACCGTCCCGGCAGTCCTGTCGCGGCGTGGCGCCCACTAG
- a CDS encoding acyltransferase, whose product MVKKLKRMICLILYYGFARHLPEHSLPRGRLWLLLRRWTAGPALRHCGRGVHINRGAHFGNGSHFSMGDHSSLGAHARIIGDVTFGNYVGLAHNVFITAYGREFSSLDKPMMFQGKVPDDPVVIEDDVLIFANVVILPGVRIRTGSVIGAGAVVSRDVPPYAIVAGNPARVVKWRKPPEPEWLDGRVTPLAGDHLKPKPKP is encoded by the coding sequence ATGGTGAAGAAGTTGAAGCGGATGATCTGTCTGATCCTGTACTACGGGTTTGCGCGTCATCTGCCCGAGCACAGCCTGCCGCGCGGCAGGCTCTGGCTGCTCTTGCGGCGGTGGACCGCCGGCCCGGCGCTGCGCCATTGCGGCAGGGGCGTGCACATCAATCGGGGCGCGCATTTCGGCAATGGGTCCCACTTCTCGATGGGAGACCATTCGAGTCTGGGCGCGCATGCGCGAATCATCGGGGACGTCACCTTCGGCAATTACGTGGGACTGGCGCACAATGTGTTCATCACGGCTTACGGCCGCGAGTTTTCCAGCCTGGACAAGCCCATGATGTTTCAAGGGAAGGTGCCCGATGATCCGGTCGTGATTGAAGACGATGTGCTCATTTTTGCGAACGTAGTCATTCTTCCCGGTGTCCGTATCCGAACGGGCAGCGTCATTGGCGCGGGCGCGGTGGTTTCCCGCGATGTGCCGCCTTATGCCATTGTTGCGGGCAATCCGGCCCGCGTGGTGAAGTGGCGCAAGCCACCCGAGCCGGAATGGCTTGATGGGCGCGTTACGCCGCTGGCTGGGGACCACCTGAAACCGAAGCCGAAGCCGTGA
- a CDS encoding AAA family ATPase produces the protein MYLDFYGFDREPFHITPDPEFLYLSPSHKEAFATVVYGVEQRKGFVALTGEVGTGKTTILRAYIKRIERTPTRPIYLFNPDLTFDELLRLVLREMGAEDQSGSASAMLDRLQWLLINEYKAGHNVALIIDEAQNMPVETLEKLRMLSNLETAKDKLIQIVLVGQPELEQKLELHALRQLRERIAVRATIRMLTRAESYEYVRYRMTQAGCLRENVFAKDALRRIVAKARGNPRLLNILCDNALIAGFGAFQQTVSAKIVRQVIADVLGNARQRRLRLAGVGAALFLLAAGLTVGLAFASFEEGRSQSATLGTTDAGVPPAVPDAVQEERQTPQDAPQGPQPGQAGAPLAETTDSAGQVAAPAGGVEPKMLDHKVVALRKMEEAFAETPASLRSRETPAEPAPDAVADAVSVAAGPAPVETVPAVAMAAAAAEAVPAVAAEEPTPAEAAAPSAEAPRPIDANFAPQPVPAPGSGPPSEPQPGDMRAMTPAKAEAAPAGMVARHVKVGDCLTRLVAETYGRSSAFLVETVRRANPRIENADIIWSGDTLLFPERIVDELGVEHTASIPEASFVGE, from the coding sequence ATGTACCTAGACTTCTACGGCTTCGACCGGGAGCCGTTCCATATCACGCCGGACCCGGAGTTCCTGTATCTGAGTCCGAGCCATAAGGAGGCGTTTGCGACTGTTGTCTATGGGGTTGAACAGCGCAAAGGCTTCGTCGCGCTGACCGGCGAGGTCGGAACGGGAAAGACGACCATCCTGCGCGCGTATATCAAGCGCATAGAGCGCACGCCTACGCGCCCCATTTATCTGTTCAATCCGGACCTTACCTTTGACGAACTGCTGCGGCTGGTCCTGCGGGAAATGGGCGCGGAAGACCAGAGCGGGTCAGCGTCCGCCATGCTGGACCGGCTTCAGTGGCTGCTGATTAACGAATACAAGGCGGGGCACAACGTAGCGCTGATCATCGACGAGGCGCAGAACATGCCGGTGGAGACCCTCGAGAAACTGCGCATGCTCTCGAATCTTGAAACCGCGAAGGACAAGCTGATCCAGATTGTGCTGGTCGGCCAGCCGGAACTGGAACAGAAATTGGAACTGCACGCGCTGCGCCAACTGCGGGAACGTATCGCGGTGCGCGCGACCATCCGCATGCTGACGCGTGCGGAAAGCTATGAGTACGTCCGCTACCGGATGACACAGGCCGGCTGCCTGCGCGAGAACGTGTTCGCGAAGGATGCGCTGCGCCGGATTGTGGCGAAGGCCCGGGGCAATCCCCGGCTGTTGAATATCCTGTGCGACAATGCGCTTATCGCGGGTTTTGGCGCGTTTCAGCAGACGGTCTCCGCGAAAATCGTCCGCCAGGTGATCGCGGATGTGCTGGGCAACGCCCGCCAGCGACGATTGCGCCTGGCCGGCGTGGGCGCGGCGCTTTTCCTGCTGGCCGCCGGGCTGACGGTCGGCCTGGCATTTGCCTCCTTTGAAGAGGGGCGATCGCAATCGGCCACGCTGGGCACGACGGACGCCGGTGTGCCGCCGGCTGTGCCTGACGCTGTGCAGGAGGAAAGGCAGACGCCGCAAGACGCGCCGCAAGGGCCGCAGCCAGGACAGGCGGGGGCGCCTTTGGCGGAAACGACTGACTCGGCCGGACAGGTTGCGGCGCCGGCGGGAGGGGTGGAGCCGAAGATGCTCGACCATAAAGTGGTCGCGTTGCGAAAGATGGAGGAGGCGTTTGCCGAGACGCCGGCTTCTTTGCGTTCCAGGGAAACGCCCGCTGAACCGGCGCCTGACGCAGTGGCGGATGCGGTGTCCGTGGCCGCCGGGCCCGCCCCGGTGGAGACCGTCCCGGCCGTTGCCATGGCGGCCGCGGCGGCGGAAGCCGTCCCGGCCGTTGCCGCTGAAGAACCAACGCCGGCGGAAGCCGCTGCGCCGTCTGCCGAGGCGCCGCGCCCGATAGATGCAAACTTTGCGCCGCAGCCGGTTCCCGCGCCGGGTTCTGGGCCGCCTTCTGAACCGCAACCGGGCGACATGCGCGCCATGACGCCGGCGAAAGCCGAAGCAGCCCCAGCGGGCATGGTGGCGCGTCACGTCAAGGTTGGCGATTGCCTGACCCGGCTGGTGGCGGAAACATACGGCCGCAGTTCCGCGTTCCTTGTGGAAACAGTGCGGCGCGCGAATCCTCGTATCGAGAATGCCGATATTATCTGGTCCGGGGACACGTTGCTTTTCCCGGAACGGATTGTTGATGAACTGGGCGTCGAGCATACGGCGTCCATCCCCGAGGCGTCTTTCGTCGGAGAATAG
- a CDS encoding polysaccharide biosynthesis C-terminal domain-containing protein: MSRPSNTASSGGPRALLAALTRGSAGKALLTVADQGVVSAANFISLIIVGRACVQAELGLYSLGFTVVLFAMNSQNALITSAYIVFSPRLEGEAAARYAGSTLVHQVVLSVSLAAGLAAAGAVFALFSTPDAGLAGLERVLWALAACVLFILFKEYARQVCFAGLRTVTALALDVGASVLQVAGLAAAGLSGRLSSWSAYAVIGAAAGIAAAFWLYSQRRRFAPVRAAIWADFRRNWTYCKWIFAMNLAYVAANQVYPWLLAGFHGKEANGVFGACSGVVFFANPFVLGLSNFLGPKAVHAHKEGGVAGMRSVVNHATVFFAVTMSLFWAGMLVLGEWLLVLLFGASYAGNGAVVGLLAASQFIWALTIPVNFGLNAMERPDVAFKALLLGLVFTFTAGVWLVRAYGPAGVAWGLLAGNCIACVYNRAVYARHARFLMSLEQSPGGAGA, translated from the coding sequence GTGAGCAGGCCGTCAAACACGGCTTCCAGCGGTGGACCGCGCGCCCTGCTGGCCGCGCTTACGCGGGGGTCGGCGGGCAAGGCATTGCTGACCGTGGCCGACCAGGGCGTGGTCAGCGCGGCCAATTTCATCAGCCTCATCATCGTCGGGCGCGCGTGTGTTCAGGCGGAACTCGGTTTGTACTCGCTTGGATTCACGGTTGTGCTGTTCGCCATGAATTCTCAGAACGCGCTGATTACCTCTGCCTACATTGTGTTCAGCCCCCGGCTTGAGGGGGAAGCCGCGGCGCGCTACGCGGGCAGTACGCTGGTTCATCAGGTAGTTTTGTCCGTCTCGCTGGCCGCGGGGCTTGCCGCAGCGGGCGCGGTCTTCGCGTTGTTCAGCACGCCCGATGCCGGCCTTGCTGGTCTGGAAAGGGTCTTGTGGGCGCTTGCGGCGTGCGTCTTGTTCATTTTGTTCAAGGAATATGCGCGGCAGGTGTGCTTCGCGGGCCTGCGCACCGTAACGGCTCTCGCGCTGGATGTTGGCGCTTCCGTACTGCAAGTCGCCGGCCTTGCCGCTGCGGGTCTGTCCGGGCGGCTCTCTTCGTGGTCCGCGTACGCTGTCATCGGCGCCGCGGCGGGCATTGCGGCCGCGTTCTGGCTCTATAGTCAGCGGCGGCGCTTCGCGCCGGTGCGCGCGGCGATTTGGGCGGATTTCCGGCGCAATTGGACCTACTGCAAATGGATATTCGCGATGAACCTGGCGTACGTCGCCGCGAATCAGGTCTATCCGTGGTTATTGGCGGGTTTCCACGGGAAAGAAGCGAATGGCGTTTTTGGCGCCTGTTCGGGCGTGGTGTTTTTTGCAAACCCGTTTGTGCTCGGCTTGAGTAATTTCCTGGGGCCGAAGGCGGTGCATGCGCATAAGGAAGGCGGCGTGGCCGGAATGCGCTCGGTAGTGAACCACGCGACCGTGTTCTTCGCCGTGACCATGAGTCTGTTCTGGGCCGGCATGCTGGTGCTGGGTGAATGGCTGCTGGTGCTGTTGTTCGGCGCCTCATACGCAGGCAACGGCGCGGTTGTGGGCCTGCTCGCGGCCAGCCAGTTTATTTGGGCGCTGACGATTCCGGTGAACTTCGGGCTGAATGCCATGGAGCGGCCCGATGTCGCGTTCAAGGCGCTGCTGCTGGGACTCGTGTTCACCTTCACGGCGGGCGTCTGGCTGGTCCGCGCATA